TGCTGGGCATATTCGGTCGCCAGCCTGAGCGAGCCTTCGGCAAGTCCGACACCGCGCGCAGCAACGTTGATGCGCCCGAGTTCGAGCCCGCCGGTGGCCTGGAAGAACCCCTGCCCCTCGACCCCGCCAATCAGCTGGTCGGAAGGTATGCGGTAATCCTCCATGATCAGCTCGGCGCTGTCGATCGACTTGTAGCCGAGCTTGTCGAACTTCTTGCCGGTCGTCAGCCCCTCCCGCTTGTCGGCGATGAACAGGCTCATGCCCTTGTAGCGCGGATCGGCGTTCGGATCGGTTTTGGCCAGCAATGCGAAGCACTGGCCGTTCAAGGCGTTCGAGATCCAGGTCTTCGTGCCGTTGAGGACGTAGTCGTCGCCGTCGCGCTTCGCTACCGTGCGGATCGCCTGCAGGTCGGTTCCCGCGTTGGGTTCGGTCAGCGCCAGCCCGCCACGGATCTCGCCGGTCGCGAACTTCGGCAGCCATTTGGCTTTTTGCTGCGGCGTCCCGAAGCGCTCGACCGCCGCCGCCATGATGAGGTGCGAATTGAAGATGCCGGTGATCGCCATCCAGTAGCTGGAGATGTGCATCACGATCTTGGCATAGGTGGTCGCGGGTAGACCCAGCCCGCCATATTCCTGCCCGATCGTGGCGCCGAACAGGCCCATCTCGGCCATCTGTTCGACCAGTTTTTCCGGCCAGATATCGCCGTGATCGTGCTCCTTCACGACCGGGATCACTTCGCGTTCGAGCCAGCGGTCGATCGCATCCATGAAGGCGCGTTCCTCGTCCGGGTCGATGGTGCGGATCTGGTTGTCGAGATGAGGGGCGGTAGCCATGGCAGGTTCCTTGCG
The Erythrobacter sp. JK5 DNA segment above includes these coding regions:
- a CDS encoding acyl-CoA dehydrogenase family protein — its product is MATAPHLDNQIRTIDPDEERAFMDAIDRWLEREVIPVVKEHDHGDIWPEKLVEQMAEMGLFGATIGQEYGGLGLPATTYAKIVMHISSYWMAITGIFNSHLIMAAAVERFGTPQQKAKWLPKFATGEIRGGLALTEPNAGTDLQAIRTVAKRDGDDYVLNGTKTWISNALNGQCFALLAKTDPNADPRYKGMSLFIADKREGLTTGKKFDKLGYKSIDSAELIMEDYRIPSDQLIGGVEGQGFFQATGGLELGRINVAARGVGLAEGSLRLATEYAQQRETMGKPIAQHQAIQLKLGEMVTRARAARLLTLDASEAYDRGERCDKEAGIAKFFASEAAVENSQEAMRIYGGYSYSKEYDIERYYRDSMLMCIGEGTNEMQRIIIAKQHIKENPA